One window from the genome of Cyclobacterium amurskyense encodes:
- a CDS encoding Gfo/Idh/MocA family protein: MPIEPKNHRRSFLKKLSTSTALAVGAPIAIANASKGFESSTYLDLVKRKAVSANDKIRVAVIGTGGMGIGDANTALMVDGVEIVAACDLYDGRLVRAKELWGADLFTTKDYREILERSDVDAVINATTDHWHQKVCLDAMEKGKHVYCEKPMVQRSADGHSIIDMQKKTGMVFQVGSQYVSSIIHAKAKELIAAGEIGEINFAEAQIDRHSARGAWQYTVPLDASEETVDWDTYLANAPKRDWDPLRFFRWRNYQDYGTGVAGDLYVHMLSMLHFVTGSKGPERVQATGGLRYWKDGRDVPDLHLGLFDYPKSDAHPAFNLSLRTNLVSGGGNNFLFRIVGSEGDITIDFNGLKLRKTPFPKDPGMSLNSFPEAMQEALKAAHSKKYPQKAEMVGPSEFEFKVPSNYKGDRYEHFVNFFESIRHGKPVVEDAVFGLRASGPTEAGNISYFQKKIVGWDPENMKLKDA, encoded by the coding sequence ATGCCAATTGAACCCAAAAACCACAGAAGATCTTTTTTGAAAAAGTTATCTACATCCACTGCCTTGGCAGTGGGTGCACCGATAGCCATTGCGAATGCCTCTAAGGGATTTGAATCATCAACCTACCTTGACTTAGTAAAGAGAAAAGCGGTGTCTGCCAATGACAAAATCCGAGTAGCTGTCATAGGTACTGGAGGCATGGGTATAGGTGATGCCAATACAGCTTTGATGGTGGATGGAGTTGAAATTGTGGCAGCTTGTGACTTGTACGATGGAAGACTTGTTCGCGCTAAAGAACTTTGGGGGGCTGATTTATTTACCACCAAAGACTATAGAGAGATTTTAGAAAGAAGTGATGTGGATGCTGTCATCAATGCGACCACTGATCATTGGCACCAAAAAGTGTGTTTGGATGCCATGGAAAAAGGCAAACATGTCTATTGCGAAAAACCAATGGTACAACGTTCTGCTGATGGTCACAGCATCATCGACATGCAGAAAAAAACCGGAATGGTATTTCAAGTAGGTAGTCAATATGTGAGTTCCATCATTCATGCAAAGGCAAAGGAACTAATAGCTGCAGGAGAAATTGGAGAAATCAACTTTGCTGAAGCACAAATTGACCGACACAGTGCAAGAGGAGCTTGGCAATATACAGTGCCATTGGATGCCTCCGAGGAAACAGTCGATTGGGATACTTATCTAGCCAATGCCCCAAAAAGAGATTGGGATCCACTTCGTTTTTTCAGGTGGAGAAACTACCAGGATTATGGCACAGGGGTAGCGGGTGATTTATATGTGCACATGCTTTCCATGCTACATTTTGTGACAGGATCTAAGGGGCCTGAAAGGGTTCAGGCTACCGGAGGTTTGAGATACTGGAAAGATGGAAGAGATGTGCCTGATCTACATTTGGGATTATTTGATTATCCTAAATCGGATGCCCATCCTGCATTTAACTTATCATTGAGAACCAATCTTGTAAGTGGTGGAGGAAATAATTTTCTGTTCAGAATAGTGGGTTCGGAAGGAGACATTACGATTGATTTTAATGGCTTAAAATTACGCAAAACACCTTTCCCTAAAGATCCTGGAATGTCCTTAAACAGCTTCCCGGAGGCCATGCAAGAGGCACTCAAAGCTGCTCACAGTAAAAAATACCCTCAAAAAGCTGAAATGGTAGGGCCTTCTGAATTTGAATTTAAGGTACCTTCTAACTATAAGGGAGACAGGTATGAGCATTTTGTCAATTTCTTTGAATCCATCCGTCATGGGAAGCCTGTTGTGGAGGATGCTGTTTTTGGACTTCGGGCTTCAGGCCCAACTGAAGCAGGAAATATCAGTTATTTCCAAAAGAAAATAGTCGGATGGGATCCTGAAAACATGAAGCTAAAAGACGCTTAA
- a CDS encoding FAD-dependent oxidoreductase, which translates to MKQLFTALLLLFTSWIAYPSQGQNTSYDLVVYGGTSGGVAAAIQMARMGKSVILIEPSNHLGGLTTGGLGATDIGNKDVIGGISLEFYQTIKAYYDNPEAWKYEDRLDYLRRPDQTRSNEGEEAMWTFEPSVAMKVYKKMLAEENIVVLMNKRLNRATGVKTNNNRITSITMESGETYSGKMFIDATYEGDLMAASGVSYTTGREANSQYGETLNGVQANFYNLTLKGNVSRNAIHHNFVPGVDPYVVKGDPSSGLLPFIIEGGPGLDGTADKGIQAYCYRMTLTNHSENRIPFEKPANYNELEYELLFRNYEAANGPIEKMYHYGDPLVPWINTPMPNKKTDTNNQKGFSTDFIGQNFDYPEASYADREAYSQRQLEYQQGLMWSLAYHPRIPKKVRDVVSKWGMTKDEFKDRNGWTPQLYVREARRMVSDYVVTQADCEGLVPQVKDGVGMGSYGMDSHMVQRYVDHNGYVQNEGNFEARGLTAYPISYRSIVPKKGEKENLLVPVCISATHVAFGSARMEPVFMVLGQSAATAAALAIDHQVAVQDLDYNLLVEVLRKDKQILEYQK; encoded by the coding sequence ATGAAGCAACTGTTTACAGCATTACTACTGCTTTTTACCTCCTGGATTGCTTATCCATCGCAGGGGCAAAATACCTCTTATGATCTGGTCGTTTATGGAGGTACTTCTGGAGGTGTCGCTGCAGCCATTCAAATGGCTAGAATGGGGAAATCTGTAATTCTTATTGAACCTTCAAATCATTTAGGGGGCTTAACCACTGGAGGTTTAGGGGCTACAGATATTGGGAATAAAGATGTAATAGGTGGTATTTCCTTGGAATTCTACCAAACTATCAAGGCTTACTATGACAATCCAGAGGCATGGAAATATGAGGATAGGCTAGATTATTTAAGGAGGCCGGATCAAACAAGATCCAACGAAGGAGAAGAGGCCATGTGGACTTTTGAACCTTCAGTAGCAATGAAAGTCTATAAAAAGATGTTGGCGGAGGAAAATATAGTGGTCCTTATGAATAAACGCCTCAATAGGGCAACTGGAGTCAAGACCAACAACAATAGAATTACCTCCATTACAATGGAAAGTGGAGAGACTTATTCAGGTAAAATGTTTATAGATGCTACTTATGAGGGAGATTTGATGGCAGCTTCAGGTGTGAGCTATACTACTGGTAGAGAAGCCAATAGTCAGTATGGAGAAACCCTTAATGGTGTGCAAGCCAATTTTTATAACCTTACCCTTAAAGGGAATGTTTCCAGAAATGCCATCCACCATAATTTCGTGCCAGGTGTTGACCCTTATGTGGTAAAAGGTGACCCATCTAGTGGGTTATTACCATTTATTATTGAAGGAGGACCTGGATTAGATGGCACTGCAGACAAAGGGATCCAAGCTTACTGTTATCGTATGACCTTAACCAACCATTCTGAGAACAGGATTCCATTCGAGAAACCTGCAAATTACAATGAACTTGAATATGAGTTGTTGTTTAGGAATTATGAAGCAGCCAATGGGCCAATAGAAAAAATGTACCATTATGGGGATCCATTGGTGCCTTGGATCAATACACCAATGCCCAACAAAAAGACGGATACAAACAATCAAAAAGGGTTTTCAACAGACTTTATAGGTCAAAATTTCGATTATCCTGAGGCAAGTTATGCGGATAGGGAAGCGTATAGTCAAAGGCAATTGGAGTACCAACAAGGGCTAATGTGGTCATTGGCTTACCATCCAAGAATTCCCAAAAAAGTGAGAGATGTTGTGTCAAAATGGGGGATGACAAAAGATGAGTTTAAAGATAGAAATGGTTGGACACCTCAGCTGTATGTAAGAGAAGCAAGGAGAATGGTAAGTGATTATGTCGTTACTCAGGCTGATTGTGAAGGATTGGTTCCGCAGGTAAAAGATGGAGTAGGTATGGGCTCTTATGGGATGGATTCTCACATGGTACAACGTTATGTAGACCATAATGGCTATGTACAAAACGAGGGTAACTTTGAAGCCAGAGGTTTGACGGCCTACCCAATTTCTTACAGGTCAATTGTACCTAAAAAAGGAGAAAAAGAAAACCTGTTGGTGCCGGTTTGTATTAGTGCCACGCATGTTGCTTTTGGATCAGCTAGAATGGAACCTGTATTTATGGTTTTGGGCCAATCTGCAGCCACTGCTGCTGCCTTAGCCATCGATCATCAGGTTGCAGTTCAGGACCTTGATTATAATTTATTGGTAGAAGTTCTACGTAAAGACAAGCAGATTTTAGAATATCAGAAATAA
- a CDS encoding sulfatase family protein, whose protein sequence is MRIIQIVTLVFAYMLMSCGAEEKEELTEPLPNILFIFADDLGYGDLGVYNPNSKTLSPNLDQLAMEGIRFSEAYCPVSVCSPSRYALMTGEYPWRSWKKSGVMANYEPSMIEEGMLTLPQMLQNAGYHTAGFGKWHLGTTFPTNDGEPPVGYGKFQDDQNGANIDFTKPLSDGPLDRGFQHWLGFSCASECWIFEDKQVVGALIHDLYTIEAATGIENLNKIPLQGFLPYITKESINYLQEFKKSGSEEPFFLYYSPYVPHIPLAVDQEFIGKTDAGLYGDYVFELDYYVGQILKELDLLGLRENTLIIFASDNGSQFIATSPEDDKEQVTNSPKDVKKEINPDSHRPNFPFRGTKWSVYEGGVRTPLIASWAGKIPKGQVSNELIGLNDILPTLAALVGETLSEDSAIDGHNLLSAFYGSKVTSGNRESIVVRGSGNAYGLREGKWKVLGKYPFVSPVELYNLEKDPGETNDLAMENPEIAEKLLNQLNDHLNSAIIADN, encoded by the coding sequence ATGAGAATTATACAGATTGTTACGTTGGTTTTTGCCTACATGCTTATGTCCTGCGGTGCTGAGGAGAAGGAGGAATTAACGGAACCTTTACCTAATATACTGTTTATTTTCGCGGACGATCTGGGCTACGGAGATTTGGGCGTATACAATCCTAACTCAAAAACGTTAAGCCCTAACCTCGATCAATTGGCAATGGAGGGAATTCGGTTTTCTGAAGCTTATTGTCCTGTATCAGTTTGTTCTCCTAGTCGCTATGCGCTGATGACAGGAGAGTACCCTTGGAGAAGTTGGAAAAAGTCTGGAGTAATGGCAAATTATGAACCTTCTATGATTGAAGAAGGGATGCTAACCTTACCTCAGATGCTTCAGAATGCGGGCTATCATACAGCCGGATTTGGAAAATGGCATTTAGGCACTACTTTCCCCACAAATGATGGAGAGCCTCCAGTTGGATATGGGAAATTTCAAGATGACCAGAATGGTGCTAATATTGATTTTACCAAGCCATTAAGTGATGGGCCTTTGGATAGAGGGTTTCAGCATTGGTTAGGTTTCAGTTGTGCCAGTGAATGTTGGATATTTGAAGACAAACAGGTAGTAGGGGCACTTATACACGATTTGTACACGATTGAAGCTGCTACAGGAATCGAAAACCTCAATAAAATTCCCTTGCAGGGATTTTTGCCTTATATCACAAAAGAAAGCATTAATTATCTACAAGAATTCAAAAAAAGCGGTAGCGAAGAACCATTTTTTCTTTACTACTCGCCTTATGTTCCACATATTCCTTTGGCCGTGGATCAGGAGTTTATAGGCAAAACAGATGCTGGTCTTTATGGGGATTATGTGTTTGAGTTGGATTACTATGTTGGTCAAATATTAAAAGAACTAGACCTTCTCGGATTAAGAGAGAATACGCTAATAATTTTTGCCAGTGACAATGGATCGCAGTTTATTGCCACAAGTCCGGAAGATGACAAAGAGCAAGTAACAAATAGTCCAAAGGATGTGAAGAAGGAAATAAATCCAGATTCACACCGACCCAACTTCCCTTTCAGGGGAACCAAATGGTCTGTTTATGAAGGAGGAGTACGTACGCCTTTGATAGCAAGTTGGGCAGGTAAAATCCCAAAAGGACAGGTGAGCAATGAACTTATTGGGCTTAATGATATTTTGCCAACTTTAGCGGCCCTGGTGGGGGAGACATTGTCTGAAGATTCGGCTATAGATGGGCATAACCTATTGTCAGCTTTTTATGGCAGTAAGGTGACTTCAGGAAATAGGGAATCAATAGTGGTCCGGGGCAGTGGGAATGCATATGGTTTGCGTGAAGGGAAATGGAAAGTGCTTGGGAAATATCCGTTTGTTTCACCCGTGGAATTGTACAACCTAGAAAAAGATCCTGGTGAAACCAATGATCTTGCTATGGAAAATCCTGAAATAGCTGAAAAATTATTAAATCAATTGAACGACCATTTAAACTCAGCCATTATTGCAGATAATTAA